The following coding sequences are from one Sphaeramia orbicularis chromosome 11, fSphaOr1.1, whole genome shotgun sequence window:
- the gngt1 gene encoding guanine nucleotide-binding protein G(T) subunit gamma-T1: MPVINVEDLTDKDKAVMEVTQLKNEVKLERWLTSKCCEEIKEYIQAGVEEDTLVKGISEEKNPFKEKGGCVIC, from the exons ATGCCGGTCATAAATGTAGAGGACTTGACAGACAAGGACAAAGCTGTAATGGAAGTAACCCAACTTAAAAATGAAGTGAAACTTGAGAGGTGGTTG ACATCTAAATGCTGTGAGGAGATCAAGGAATACATTCAAGCAGGCGTGGAGGAGGACACCCTTGTCAAAGGCATTTCAGAGGAGAAGAACCCCTTCAAGGAGAAAGGTGGATGTGTCATCTGCTAA